Below is a genomic region from Flammeovirgaceae bacterium SG7u.111.
TACATCAATATTACGTGGATAAAAAAGCCATATGCTAAAGTTTTTTTTGCAGAAAAGAGATAGGATAACAGCCCGAAAAAAATACAAAAAAGTGAATGTTGTCCGATTTTTACAATCATTCCTCCTTCCCCGCCCTTATTATTGTATTACATTATTACATATTGCATTAAGCCATTCTGTTTGTAACTGTTTCAGTCATAATAGATTTCTAAGGATAAGTGCGATATATAGTAGGAGCAAAATTAATTAATGTGAGCTATGAAAGGCCTTCACCTCAGGTGAGGGCCTTTTTTCATGCTTTAACAAAAATCTGTATATGGATTATATTTATCTTTTGATAAGATAGTGTAGTATTATTTTATGTTTTACAATATCCAAACATAAAAAAGGCACGAGCGATTACTCGTGCCTATTGCAAAGTTGAATATTCTAGTAAGACTTATTCCCCAGCCAACTGATACATTTCTTTGCCTGCCAAAAGAAAAGCCCCTGTGGCATACACATGCGATTCATCTTCGAAGAACGGATACGGATCGCCTGCAACTTGCTGTACAAAGCCTAATCTTCCTTCTGAGCTTACATTGTTGCAAAGGGCTTTCCAAGCTTTTTCCACCTGAGGCTGGTATTTCTTGTCTACCAATCCGTTGTTCAAGCCCCAAGCTAGAGCGAAGGTAAAGAAAGAACTACCGCTCGATTCGCCTTGGTCGAGGTATTCAGGGTCGAGCAAACTTACTCGCCACAGCCCGTCTTCGTCTTGGATGGAAAGTAGTTTATGCGCCATTTCCTTGTATTGTTGCTCAAACTTCGCCCGGTTGGCATAGTCTTTTGGAAGATGGGTCAAAAGCCTTGCAAGCCCGGCCACAACCCAACCGTTGCCCCTGCCCCACATGATTTTTTTGCCGTTGTCAGATCTTCTTTCAAAGTACCTGTCATCACGGAAATAGAGCGAATCTTCCTTTGAATACAGGTAATCGGAAGTCTTCCACCACTGGGTATCCATATAATCTAAGTATTTTTCCTGACCTGTCACTTCCCACATTTGCACAAACGACGGCGGTCCCATATACAGCGCATCGCACCAGCTCCACCATTCGAGGTGGTAAGGATTATCTTTAAAGCGAACATCGGTAATTTTCTTATACCTCCTAGCCAAATGAATATCAAAAGTATAGAGAGACTTATCGATCATTTTTGGATCTTTTTCCAAGCTATTTAGCCAAGCCCAGTTATCAATAATGGTCAATCTATCGGCATGATAAATGTCGGCAATCGGTGTCCAGTTATTGATCTGCCCCACATTCAACATTTCGTTTTTATAGCGATCTTCACCAGTAAGCTCATACAAAGCTCGTACGCCAGTCCAAAGTGCGCCATAATGCCAATCGTGGAGTTTGTATTTATACCTTGGGTTGGACAAATGCCAATCTGCCGTTTGGCGCATGATATTTTCAATGTCCTCTTTTGCCAAAGGGTTGGTAATTGCCGGAGATAAAACATCCATCTGAATTGCTGTTTGATACCTGTCTTTAAACCCTTTCCCAACTTTTTTCACATAACCTGCATAGGCAAAATGAACATACTTCGTGTTCTGCATCCAAAGTACTTGAACGGGGTTGCCCTCTTCAGCTCCTCGCACCGCAAACGGACGGATGCTGTTTTTACTAGAGCCTTCGGTGATTTTCTCCACGCTCCACGATTTCCCTAAGTTCTTGGTCGTCCATTTTTCAATCTCAAAGATGCTATCACGCTTCACGGAAAGGTACACTGTATTGGGTGTTTCATGGTCAATATTCATCCCACCAGAGTAATTTGGTTCAGGCTCTA
It encodes:
- a CDS encoding glycoside hydrolase family 88 protein — its product is MKKITILLVFMMVCIQFGYAQKFSKYKLSKEPAPTSEEYQSMTFNGAWCWFSDPRAVYYEGKHKRTYSGWVDNYGDIAIGYYDHDTKEIHSTVLFDSLEVDDHDNPSILFDEEGKLLVFFNRHMQGTQPLYIVKATEAESIESWGEVKELHLNDKALKDRGSLNHTYTNPIKLSGEKGRIYLFWRGVDGKPSYSFSDDNGDTWAKGKVFFMPEAIYKFRRPYTKIYSNGKDRIHITVTDGHPRREKENSIYYMYYQAGAFYKADGSKIKDLDDVPVLPSEVDMVYSGKAGGAKAWNWDIAQDESGNPIIAYAKFPDDKNHIYCYANWSKGKWNNYDLINSGGWFPETPEGVVEPEPNYSGGMNIDHETPNTVYLSVKRDSIFEIEKWTTKNLGKSWSVEKITEGSSKNSIRPFAVRGAEEGNPVQVLWMQNTKYVHFAYAGYVKKVGKGFKDRYQTAIQMDVLSPAITNPLAKEDIENIMRQTADWHLSNPRYKYKLHDWHYGALWTGVRALYELTGEDRYKNEMLNVGQINNWTPIADIYHADRLTIIDNWAWLNSLEKDPKMIDKSLYTFDIHLARRYKKITDVRFKDNPYHLEWWSWCDALYMGPPSFVQMWEVTGQEKYLDYMDTQWWKTSDYLYSKEDSLYFRDDRYFERRSDNGKKIMWGRGNGWVVAGLARLLTHLPKDYANRAKFEQQYKEMAHKLLSIQDEDGLWRVSLLDPEYLDQGESSGSSFFTFALAWGLNNGLVDKKYQPQVEKAWKALCNNVSSEGRLGFVQQVAGDPYPFFEDESHVYATGAFLLAGKEMYQLAGE